One Azospirillum lipoferum 4B DNA segment encodes these proteins:
- the hflX gene encoding GTPase HflX — MGTNPNTDTNTIETPRSSLGRALVLHPVLRGTETDRSPEASLEEAVGLAAAIELEVAQAAVVKVNQPRPATLLGGGAIEQYAKLLDDAREAGEDIDLVIVDHALTPVQQRNLEKAFGTKVIDRTGLILEIFGARARTHEGQLQVELASLTYQKSRLVRSWTHLERQRGGFGFLGGPGESQLEIDRRLIGNRIVKIKRELDDVRRTRGLHRKARAKVPYPVVALVGYTNAGKSTLFNRMAGADVFAKNLLFATLDPTMRQVVLPSGRKVILSDTVGFISDLPTHLVAAFRATLEEVQSADIILHVRDIAHPDTEAQKADVEAILTDLGIDPERDPRVVEVSNKIDLLDGAELDAVLARAGRSGNTCAVSAATGDRLDTLFRILDDRMTAGRELVELDVEHGDGATLAWLYAHGEVIGRRDDDSHAHLQVAIEPAVLARIAPLAQARAAA, encoded by the coding sequence ATGGGTACGAATCCGAATACCGACACGAATACCATCGAAACCCCGCGGTCCAGCCTGGGCCGTGCCCTTGTCCTCCACCCGGTCCTTCGCGGGACCGAGACCGACCGCAGCCCCGAGGCCTCGCTTGAAGAGGCGGTGGGACTGGCGGCGGCCATCGAGCTTGAGGTGGCGCAGGCCGCCGTCGTCAAGGTCAACCAGCCGCGCCCGGCCACCCTGCTGGGCGGCGGTGCCATCGAGCAGTATGCCAAGCTGCTGGACGACGCGCGGGAGGCGGGCGAGGACATCGACCTCGTCATCGTCGACCATGCGCTGACCCCGGTGCAGCAACGCAATCTGGAAAAGGCGTTCGGGACCAAGGTGATCGACCGCACCGGCCTGATCCTGGAGATCTTCGGTGCCCGCGCCCGCACCCATGAAGGCCAGCTTCAGGTCGAACTGGCATCGCTGACCTACCAGAAGTCCCGGCTCGTGCGGTCCTGGACCCACCTCGAGCGCCAGCGCGGCGGCTTCGGCTTCCTCGGCGGCCCTGGTGAATCGCAGCTTGAGATCGACCGCCGCCTGATCGGCAACCGCATCGTCAAGATCAAGCGGGAACTGGACGACGTCCGCCGCACCCGCGGCCTGCACCGCAAGGCGCGGGCCAAGGTGCCCTACCCGGTGGTGGCGCTGGTCGGCTACACCAACGCCGGCAAATCCACCCTGTTCAACCGGATGGCCGGTGCCGACGTGTTCGCCAAGAACCTGCTGTTCGCGACGCTCGACCCGACCATGCGTCAGGTGGTGCTGCCGTCGGGCCGCAAGGTGATCCTGTCCGACACGGTCGGTTTCATCTCCGACCTGCCGACCCATCTGGTCGCGGCCTTCCGCGCCACGCTGGAGGAGGTGCAGTCGGCCGATATCATCCTGCATGTCCGAGACATCGCCCATCCCGATACCGAGGCCCAGAAGGCCGACGTGGAGGCGATCCTGACCGACCTCGGCATCGATCCGGAGCGCGATCCCCGCGTGGTCGAGGTTTCCAACAAGATCGACCTGCTGGACGGGGCCGAGTTGGACGCCGTGCTCGCCCGCGCCGGACGGTCCGGCAACACCTGCGCCGTTTCGGCGGCGACGGGGGACCGGCTGGACACGCTGTTCCGCATCCTCGACGACCGGATGACCGCCGGCCGCGAGTTGGTGGAACTGGATGTGGAGCATGGCGACGGGGCGACCCTGGCTTGGCTCTACGCCCATGGCGAGGTGATCGGCCGCCGCGACGACGACAGCCACGCCCATCTGCAGGTGGCGATCGAGCCGGCGGTTCTGGCCCGCATCGCTCCCCTCGCCCAGGCGCGCGCCGCCGCCTGA
- a CDS encoding right-handed parallel beta-helix repeat-containing protein: MATTSGNSTIIVTAEGAADAHFTLLVDGKKIGDGTTGATAKDFVFKTDLAEDQAHKVQVQYDNDGYVNGTDRNLIVNEISINGKSVLPTDDIVTYDKGALDGRDVVGGQDDLWWNGALVVNAGKSYFSTGDEVAAPNQPAPVEPAPVQPAPAQPTPTEPTPSVSKPSGPGFYVAKNGNDSWSGKLAAPNADGTDGPFASLEKAQAAMRSSDIDTTYVRGGEYHPKNAIWLDGQDSGVTFTGYGDEKAVIHGSAQASVSFGLGGAKDVTIEGLTFADGVANGHYVFADNAAGLTFANNTVSGGGYGITVQNSADSKVVGNQFDRTGAEAIFVKAGSDATVVSDNLIRHPNAADRGDAGIWVNGSSDVKITHNRIEDSPEKAIAVGSVQTDGSDATYRATIAFNKVIDANLDSNDGGGIYLINRQQDLSDHTIVNNDVSGTTATNPSGSVASWGIYLDDWTSGATVKGNVVHDNIGGVFLHGGWDNTVTENVIAGNSGAQIGLQQDVAWGGWKGKAMSGNDIAGNVVDVSEGMAVHIFGPAGVGNIHDNFYSNLDASKDLFDVWPQVMAGGGKGDLAEWQAAGYDKGSVTLNPGFVNPGADDFSLSSSSPVYGQGFDHIPYDDIGLLG, from the coding sequence ATGGCCACGACGTCTGGGAATTCGACCATCATCGTGACCGCCGAAGGTGCTGCCGACGCGCACTTCACCCTGCTGGTCGACGGCAAGAAGATCGGTGATGGCACCACGGGTGCCACGGCCAAGGACTTCGTCTTCAAGACGGATCTCGCAGAGGACCAGGCCCACAAGGTGCAGGTCCAGTACGACAATGACGGATATGTGAACGGCACGGACCGCAACCTGATCGTCAACGAGATCTCGATCAACGGCAAATCGGTCCTGCCGACCGACGACATCGTGACCTACGACAAGGGCGCGCTGGATGGCCGCGACGTTGTCGGCGGACAGGACGACCTGTGGTGGAACGGCGCGCTGGTCGTGAATGCCGGCAAGAGCTACTTCTCGACCGGTGACGAGGTGGCCGCGCCCAACCAGCCTGCGCCGGTGGAGCCGGCGCCCGTTCAACCCGCCCCTGCCCAGCCGACTCCGACCGAGCCCACGCCCAGCGTGTCGAAGCCGAGCGGCCCCGGCTTCTACGTCGCCAAGAACGGCAACGACAGCTGGTCGGGCAAGCTCGCCGCCCCCAATGCCGACGGCACCGACGGTCCCTTCGCCTCGCTGGAGAAGGCGCAGGCTGCGATGCGGTCGAGCGATATCGACACCACCTATGTCCGCGGCGGCGAATATCACCCGAAGAACGCGATCTGGCTGGACGGCCAGGATTCCGGCGTGACCTTCACCGGCTACGGCGACGAGAAGGCGGTGATCCACGGCAGTGCGCAGGCGTCCGTCTCGTTCGGGCTCGGCGGCGCCAAGGACGTGACCATCGAAGGCCTGACCTTCGCCGATGGCGTCGCCAACGGCCATTACGTCTTCGCCGACAACGCAGCCGGCCTGACCTTCGCCAACAACACGGTGTCGGGCGGCGGCTATGGCATCACGGTGCAGAACAGCGCCGACAGCAAGGTCGTCGGCAACCAGTTCGACCGCACCGGCGCCGAGGCGATTTTCGTCAAGGCCGGTTCCGACGCCACGGTGGTGTCCGACAACCTGATCCGGCACCCGAACGCCGCCGACCGCGGCGACGCCGGCATCTGGGTCAACGGCAGCTCCGACGTCAAGATCACCCACAACCGGATCGAGGATTCGCCGGAGAAGGCCATCGCCGTCGGCTCGGTCCAGACGGACGGCAGCGACGCGACCTATCGGGCGACCATCGCCTTCAACAAGGTGATCGACGCCAACCTGGACTCGAACGACGGCGGCGGCATCTACCTGATCAACCGACAGCAGGACCTGAGCGATCATACCATCGTCAACAACGACGTGTCGGGCACCACGGCGACCAACCCGTCGGGCAGCGTCGCGAGCTGGGGCATCTATCTCGACGACTGGACCAGCGGCGCCACGGTGAAGGGCAACGTCGTCCATGACAACATCGGCGGCGTGTTCCTGCATGGCGGATGGGACAATACGGTCACCGAGAACGTCATCGCCGGCAACAGCGGCGCCCAGATCGGCCTGCAGCAGGATGTCGCCTGGGGCGGCTGGAAGGGCAAGGCGATGAGCGGCAACGACATCGCCGGCAACGTCGTCGACGTCAGCGAGGGCATGGCCGTCCACATCTTCGGCCCGGCCGGCGTCGGCAACATCCACGACAACTTCTACAGCAACCTCGACGCGTCCAAGGATCTCTTCGACGTCTGGCCGCAGGTGATGGCCGGCGGCGGCAAGGGCGATCTGGCGGAGTGGCAGGCCGCGGGGTACGACAAGGGCTCCGTCACGCTGAACCCGGGCTTCGTCAATCCGGGTGCGGACGACTTCAGCCTGTCGTCGAGCTCGCCGGTCTATGGGCAGGGCTTCGACCACATCCCGTACGACGACATCGGGCTGCTGGGCTGA
- a CDS encoding carbon starvation CstA family protein, with the protein MDHALTFVIATLCILTLCYRFYGVFFVRKVLRADDSEVTPSHILADGKNYVPTKKWVNAGQHFAAIAAAGPLVGPVLAAQFGYLPSFLWLLIGCVIGGAVHDTVVLFASMKHKGQSLSEVAKAELGPVAGWCTGLAMLFIITITMAGLSMVVVHALERNAWGAFAVFMTIPIAIALGLYEKVTGSSKGATQVGIAAIAASVFAGPYIQGTLLGEWLTLHAETVAIILPIYAFFATALPVWLLLTPRGYLSSFMKVGVFGALVVGVVFINPEIRFPALTDFIHGGGPVLNGPVWPFISITIACGAISGFHAFIGSGTTPKLIDKWSDIRPVAFGGMLAECLVGVMALIAATALHPADYFAINSSPAAFKALGMTVVDLPRLSQEIGLDLYGRTGGAVTLAVGMTEIFTRVPWFNSLASYFFQFVVMFEAVFILTAVDSGTRVARYLIQDLLGDVYAPMKRLDWVPGSIIASVIACVAWGYLLTSGDINSVWALFGVSNQLMASVGLIIGATIILRLAQKRIYMLTCLVPLAYLFVTVNVAGYWMIANVYLNKAAKGYNPFNAGISIIMLTLGFVILIAALKKWRELFQARALEVPMVATPAE; encoded by the coding sequence ATGGATCACGCTCTAACCTTTGTGATCGCGACACTCTGCATCCTTACGCTCTGCTACCGCTTCTATGGCGTGTTCTTCGTGCGCAAGGTTCTTCGTGCCGACGATTCCGAAGTCACCCCGTCCCACATCCTTGCCGACGGCAAGAATTATGTGCCCACCAAGAAGTGGGTGAATGCCGGCCAGCATTTCGCCGCCATCGCCGCCGCCGGCCCGCTGGTCGGTCCGGTGCTGGCCGCCCAGTTCGGCTATCTGCCGAGCTTCCTGTGGCTGCTGATCGGCTGCGTCATCGGCGGCGCGGTGCACGACACGGTCGTGCTGTTCGCCTCGATGAAGCACAAGGGCCAGTCGCTGTCGGAGGTGGCCAAGGCCGAGCTCGGCCCGGTGGCCGGCTGGTGCACCGGTCTGGCGATGCTGTTCATCATCACCATCACCATGGCCGGCCTGTCGATGGTCGTCGTCCATGCGCTGGAACGCAACGCCTGGGGCGCCTTCGCGGTGTTCATGACGATCCCGATCGCCATCGCGCTGGGCCTGTATGAGAAGGTCACCGGCTCGTCCAAAGGCGCGACCCAGGTCGGCATCGCCGCCATCGCCGCCTCGGTCTTCGCCGGCCCGTACATCCAGGGCACGCTGCTGGGCGAGTGGCTGACGCTGCATGCCGAGACCGTCGCCATCATCCTGCCCATCTATGCCTTCTTCGCCACCGCCCTGCCGGTGTGGCTGCTGCTGACCCCGCGCGGCTATCTGTCCAGCTTCATGAAGGTCGGCGTGTTCGGCGCGCTGGTCGTCGGCGTCGTCTTCATCAATCCGGAGATCCGCTTCCCCGCCCTGACCGACTTCATCCATGGCGGCGGCCCGGTGCTGAACGGCCCGGTCTGGCCCTTCATCTCCATCACCATCGCCTGCGGCGCCATCTCCGGCTTCCATGCCTTCATCGGGTCGGGCACCACGCCCAAGCTGATCGACAAGTGGAGCGACATCCGTCCGGTGGCCTTCGGCGGCATGCTGGCGGAATGCCTGGTCGGCGTCATGGCGCTGATCGCCGCGACCGCGCTGCATCCGGCCGATTACTTCGCCATCAACTCCTCGCCGGCCGCCTTCAAGGCCCTGGGCATGACCGTCGTCGACCTGCCGCGGCTGAGCCAGGAAATCGGCCTCGACCTCTACGGCCGCACAGGCGGTGCGGTGACGCTGGCGGTCGGCATGACCGAGATCTTCACCCGCGTGCCGTGGTTCAACAGCCTCGCCTCCTACTTCTTCCAGTTCGTCGTGATGTTCGAGGCGGTGTTCATCCTGACCGCCGTGGACAGCGGCACCCGCGTCGCCCGTTACCTGATCCAGGACCTGCTGGGCGACGTCTATGCCCCGATGAAGCGGCTGGACTGGGTCCCCGGTTCGATCATCGCCAGCGTCATCGCCTGCGTGGCCTGGGGCTATCTGCTGACCTCGGGCGACATCAACTCGGTCTGGGCCCTGTTCGGCGTGTCGAACCAGCTGATGGCCTCGGTCGGCCTGATCATCGGCGCCACCATCATCCTGCGGCTGGCCCAGAAGCGGATCTACATGCTGACCTGCCTGGTCCCGCTGGCCTACCTGTTCGTCACGGTGAACGTCGCCGGCTACTGGATGATCGCCAACGTCTATCTGAACAAGGCCGCCAAGGGCTACAACCCCTTCAACGCCGGCATCTCCATCATCATGCTGACGCTGGGCTTCGTGATCCTGATCGCCGCCCTGAAGAAGTGGCGGGAGCTGTTCCAGGCCCGTGCCCTGGAGGTTCCGATGGTGGCCACCCCGGCCGAGTGA
- a CDS encoding YihY/virulence factor BrkB family protein, producing the protein MEYLRRWWAIVVDAAYGWINDDAMSMAASIAFYTIFSLAPLAILVIALAGLIFGDEAARGALVEQLSALVGREAGQTLQDLIARAGARETGLVASIVGIGTIIVGATTVFVELQTALNRIWRVAAPEESTITWLVRVRLKALALIGAIGFLLIVSLVVSAALAAVGTWATGWATGWAAGYVPAMPSLLWLFDMAVSWTVLTGLFAMIYRILPDTRIRWTDVWLGAAVNAFLFAVGKFLIGFYIATSGVVTIYGAAGSFVLILLWVYYSAVIFLFGAELTRAYSERKGSRSHPPPIGRSNPVPASSGSAAP; encoded by the coding sequence ATGGAGTATCTGCGGCGGTGGTGGGCGATTGTCGTCGACGCGGCCTATGGCTGGATCAACGACGATGCGATGAGCATGGCCGCGTCCATCGCCTTCTACACCATCTTCTCGCTGGCACCGCTGGCGATCCTGGTGATCGCGCTGGCCGGGCTGATCTTCGGCGACGAGGCGGCACGAGGCGCGCTGGTCGAGCAGCTGTCGGCCCTGGTCGGGCGGGAGGCCGGCCAGACCCTGCAGGACCTGATCGCGCGGGCCGGCGCACGGGAAACCGGCTTGGTCGCGAGCATCGTCGGCATCGGCACCATCATCGTCGGCGCCACCACCGTCTTCGTCGAGCTGCAGACCGCGCTGAACCGCATCTGGCGGGTGGCGGCACCGGAGGAATCGACCATCACATGGCTGGTGCGGGTACGGCTGAAGGCGCTGGCGCTGATCGGGGCGATCGGGTTCCTGCTGATCGTCTCGCTGGTGGTCAGCGCCGCCCTGGCGGCGGTCGGCACCTGGGCTACCGGGTGGGCCACCGGATGGGCCGCCGGTTATGTACCGGCCATGCCGTCGCTGTTGTGGCTGTTCGACATGGCGGTCTCCTGGACGGTGCTGACCGGGCTGTTCGCGATGATCTACCGGATCCTGCCGGACACGCGCATCCGCTGGACCGATGTGTGGCTGGGGGCCGCGGTCAACGCCTTCCTGTTCGCGGTGGGCAAGTTCCTGATCGGCTTCTACATCGCCACCAGCGGGGTGGTGACGATCTATGGCGCGGCCGGATCCTTCGTGCTGATCCTGCTGTGGGTCTATTATTCGGCCGTCATCTTCCTGTTCGGGGCGGAGCTGACCCGCGCCTATTCGGAGCGCAAGGGCAGCAGGTCGCATCCTCCTCCTATCGGCCGCAGCAACCCCGTCCCAGCGTCATCAGGATCTGCCGCGCCTTGA
- a CDS encoding L-lactate permease: MTLAFHMMPLVGTILLLASRRVSLLTAGLAGMTLAFVTMIVAQAPLAGMPDMSVLTMAAVKAGEGAWLAWHAMSIIAAGLLFHRAYEARGIQSAAVAQENRRRAVFVACFLVGPFAESVTGFGVGLVVALAMLRHMGLPPVQAAALGLFSQVLAAWGAMGVGTRVGAELIGVTFTELGTASALLMAVVLPCLLPVFWGLIHGCGLRSTLRDRTADVALLLCLAGLIWLTNRFVAPELGGGLATGVLLVLVEGPRLLRSDDGPRMAMAGLMERLWPYVLLIAALMATRLLPPLSDWTGRWLVLDPFGGLAPLALLRHPATWLVVIAAILLAGLPAAKAGEVVRGALRAALVPMAATLVFVEFAAFMAASGGAAMFGQAWREVAGRFAVLATPVFGGAAGMLTGSNTASNALMMHIQLSLAAESGLPPMLTAAIQTVSGSICTMLTPGRIVLAAGLVGLQQAEGAIYRRALPIGLATILSLLVVVVLVAGAKAWGLA; the protein is encoded by the coding sequence ATGACCCTGGCCTTCCACATGATGCCGCTCGTCGGCACGATCCTGCTCCTTGCCTCCCGCCGCGTCAGCCTGCTGACGGCCGGGCTGGCCGGCATGACGCTGGCGTTCGTGACGATGATCGTCGCGCAGGCTCCGCTCGCCGGGATGCCGGACATGTCCGTGCTGACCATGGCGGCGGTCAAGGCGGGCGAAGGGGCATGGCTGGCGTGGCATGCCATGTCGATCATCGCCGCCGGCCTGCTGTTCCACCGCGCTTACGAGGCCCGCGGCATCCAATCCGCCGCCGTCGCGCAGGAGAACCGCCGGCGCGCCGTCTTCGTCGCCTGCTTCCTGGTCGGTCCCTTCGCGGAGTCGGTAACGGGATTCGGCGTCGGTCTGGTCGTGGCCCTTGCCATGCTGCGCCACATGGGGCTGCCGCCGGTCCAGGCCGCCGCCCTCGGCCTGTTCAGTCAGGTGCTGGCGGCCTGGGGCGCGATGGGGGTCGGCACGCGGGTCGGGGCCGAGTTGATCGGCGTGACCTTCACCGAGCTCGGGACGGCCAGCGCCCTGCTGATGGCGGTCGTGCTGCCCTGCCTGCTGCCGGTGTTCTGGGGGCTGATCCACGGCTGCGGCCTGCGCTCCACCCTGCGCGACCGGACGGCCGATGTGGCCCTCCTGCTCTGTCTGGCCGGACTGATCTGGCTGACCAACCGCTTCGTCGCGCCGGAACTGGGCGGCGGGCTGGCGACGGGCGTCCTTCTGGTGCTGGTGGAGGGGCCGCGCCTGCTGCGCAGCGACGACGGGCCGCGAATGGCGATGGCGGGGCTGATGGAGCGGCTTTGGCCCTATGTGCTGCTGATCGCCGCGCTGATGGCGACGCGGCTGCTGCCGCCGCTGTCGGACTGGACAGGCCGCTGGCTGGTGCTCGACCCGTTCGGCGGGCTGGCCCCGCTGGCCCTGCTGCGCCATCCCGCGACATGGCTGGTGGTGATCGCCGCCATCCTGCTGGCCGGACTGCCGGCCGCCAAGGCGGGCGAGGTGGTCCGCGGAGCCCTGCGCGCAGCGCTGGTGCCGATGGCCGCCACGCTGGTCTTCGTCGAATTTGCCGCCTTCATGGCCGCTTCCGGCGGTGCGGCGATGTTCGGGCAGGCATGGCGCGAGGTCGCCGGACGCTTCGCCGTGCTGGCGACCCCGGTCTTCGGCGGTGCCGCCGGCATGCTGACCGGCTCCAACACCGCGTCCAACGCCCTGATGATGCACATCCAGCTGAGCCTTGCCGCCGAAAGCGGCCTGCCACCCATGCTGACCGCGGCGATCCAGACCGTTTCGGGGAGCATCTGCACCATGCTGACCCCCGGCCGCATCGTGCTCGCCGCCGGCCTCGTCGGGCTGCAACAGGCGGAAGGCGCTATTTACCGCCGTGCCCTGCCGATCGGGCTGGCGACGATCCTGTCGCTGCTGGTCGTCGTCGTCCTGGTGGCCGGGGCCAAGGCCTGGGGCCTGGCATAG